In Biomphalaria glabrata chromosome 8, xgBioGlab47.1, whole genome shotgun sequence, the genomic window GAAAGGAAAAAATTCAGTTTAATCCTTTCACCTATAGAGATTGAATCTTGAGTTCCAAGCTGAAAAAAAGTCAATAATTAGTAAAGCTAGAGTTGCTTAGCAGAAGTGGGGTAAACCATCACATAGCTTTGGATAAATCAATAGTGAAATTCACAAACATTGTTGTTCTCACTGTTACATTATGTTTTGATTTCTTCCATTTCTGCTAAGCAACCAATGCTAACACAACAAGGATCATGCCAGAAATCCAACAAATTACCGCCGGTATGCAGAGTAGTCATTTCGCACACTGGCCTTCATGTTCTTCAACTCGTCCAGCTCTGCAAACATGTTGATTAGCTTGCCCAGGGTCAGCAAGTAAGCCTCGGAAACAAAATCCTGACGCTTCTCCTTGTGGCACAGCCTCTTTACCTCCTCACAGAAGAGGTCTATGGCTCTTTTCTAAACACAAGTAGTCGTGTTGATACAAGTACAATGTCAACGATTAAGTAACCAATGACATCAAAGTAAGGACATAATGTCATATCAATGTAATTTGGCCTATCTAACTAACACTTaaaactgtaattatacaaataATCTAATCAAAGATAATTTGCTTTAAAAGCTGTCTTTAAAagcacaataataataatgtaggcTCTAACTATCAATACAATTAAAGACTTTTAAGAGAAACttacaaaaaataaagtatctctataaaaaacaacaacctagaaGACCTTCAAGAAAAAGTAGCTTTGAAAGCAGATGgaatttttaagtttatgtgGAGCCAAACAGAAGTgtatattaaattttgtttccccTAAACAAATGCCAAGCAAACATTCATGATAAATGGACACTTTTACATACTGCAGTTTCACCCCAAGTTAACCAGACCACCCCGTAATAATCtcctctttcccccccccccccccccaaatactAGAATTTACAATTCAGAATTCTTAAGTGGGAAGTGAGTCAAAGAGTTACTAGACTTTTTAAGTACCACCTTGACaaatgaaagtgaaaaaacaaagacaatatTATCTTACATAACAGTATTATTTACTTCCCCGTCACACTCTGTAGAGATTTGGAAACAAACATTGTATTCTTCAAGTGATCACAATAGTAGTGTAATCAAATAGCTTATGATAACTTGAGTTACTTTAATATAAGAATGACAGCTATTGAGATGCCCTTTAAGAACAAAGCTGTCATAAGTAACTAAATGTATGAAAACAATATAACCATTATTTACAGGTTTTCTAAAAACACAGAGATGTATAATAGTTCTACCCCTTCCGTAACTAAGTTACAAAATGAGATGGTTTGAAATTCACCCATTTTGTTTTGAGAAGTTTAAAAGTACAGTAACTTTCTCCCAGTCTAGTCCGACTCTAGCTTCAAGTATTTACCTGAAAGAACATGAATTGCATTAGTTTGTTCACGTGTGGCTCCAGAACTTCGACTGTCTTTTGGTAAATCTCTGTTCTATTCTCTTGCTCATTGCTCTTCACCTacatgtagtttttttttattttaaatcaacatTGATACACCTGACACTCATTagtataaactttgaactaccAACAGCAATGCAAGAAATATGTTCTTTAAAATCTTTTAGAAAgaaagatctttaaaaaaaaaacactaataaaaGTATCTGATTTTGAGTTTTAATTATCAAACTAAAATAAGCAgaaactaaaatttaataataaataaattaatcctacaaaaaaaaaaatagaactgtATTTATACATTGTAACCATTATGTCCAATGATCAAAGATAAGTCCTACATTTGAAGCCAACaaagacaaacattttaccTGAGGTATAGCTCTTGAACAGCATCTCCAAGTATACAGCATGACAGCATACTCCTCACCTTCTTCTAGTAACAGATTCTAAGTAGAAACAAGAGTGGATTGATTAACAGCAGCTactcaaatacaaataattcaTTTCTATACACAGATTAAAGAAAATTTAGAGAAGCTGTAATTTTCTTAAATTCAAGTAAGTGGAATTGGGTGGCTTTATATGTTTTAGTATTTCCAGAAACTATGTCTGGTGACATGGCAGCTGAGTGATTAAgggcttagcttccgaacctggggtcctgagttcaaatctcagtgaagactgggatattgaatttcaggatttttaaggcgcctgagtccacccaactctaatgggtacctgacttaagttaggaaagtaaagggggttagtaattgtgctgaccacatgataccctgcttgttaactgttggctaaagaaacagatgacatcatctgccctatagatcgcaaggtctgaaaggggaacttaaacttttttctttactttatgtAAATATGGTGACCCATATTTCACTGTGTTTCCAGAGATCCTTGTTTAGATGCAGTCagaagaaataacagaaatcatcttttacaaaataaaacagtaaAATGCTCCTAATAGAAATCAtgaaaagattgaacacatactatagctttaatttCAATTATTGAGTCATAACATTTGATTTAACATGAAGCTGGAGTTTTCTGAACGCCCCCTGCTTATAATCTTCCTGTGTGCCCTATATATACCCTTTCTAAAATTAGCTTCTCCAACATAAGAAGAAGGAATGAGAACTCTATATCTTTCTAGGTTATTTTTAGCACTAATAGAAATTCAGAGTTGCTTCTCAAAACCAGTGTGTAAGTAAACATCTAGTTTACACATCTCAAGAGACCTACATTACTACTCACAATAATGTCATGCTAAGCCtttggaaaaatatttaaatttggaaaATCTTAACAACCCGTTGCATGGATGCAAGCAACAGAGCCCCATTTCGCCTGCAAGGAAGAGTTGACAACCCCAAAAAATCTACAAGCATGATGGTACTTATGCCTTCAAGATATAAATAGTACATTAAGCACATTttagatgtaataaaaaataatatatatatatataatctatgtgcattttcttttaacaccaaaaaaactataaatactcAGCTTTTATTTAGTTTGCTATTTGCAATAATACACTCAATGTGTTAAATGATCTACATTGGAAATACAGGCAGGACCTTAAAAACTCAACTCCAAGAACACCTTAGAGATATTCAAAATCTTGCAACTAAACCCGtttctattcatttcattaacATCCATCATAGGGCCACCACTGATCTCCTCATCACTGCTTTACAACAATGCAATGACAAAAACACCAGTCTGCAGATTGAAAATAAACCtatttacatgtcaggcaccctCCAACCCCACAGGATCAACAACCAAACACACTTTTATTCAAAATGAGATTGGGACTAACACTCCACCcttttcccatttatttttgCCAGACATCACCACCCCTTTCAGATTTCCTGCACCTTTACACCATcatagtcattttttttctccctcgatagagaacaacattgGAAAGTTAAGTTAACTTAAGCCTGTTTCatgtttattgatttttttttgtttgtttgtttgttttgcagctgatgaaggcctcatGGCCCTAACATCCTTTGTTTTTACTTGGTCCAGCAAGGTtacatatatgtatgtttattgtatttttttgtacttAAATAGTCAGctgtttaactaaaaaaaaaaattatttcaaaaatgactAACTGAACACAAGCATAATGATTTTTCTATAAAATATGTCTAAATGTTGAGTAGCAATGCTTAACACCTTACCAAATCTGCCTGAACTGTAGCTTGTTCTTTATATTTGGCAACACTTTtgacaaaagcatttttatcTTCAAAGTTGGTATCAAAATTGGCCCTATAGTGAACAGAGAGGGAGAGTGCTTCTATACAGGGCTGCTGGTCGGGTAGTGGAAGGTCATCCAGGAGGTCCACGTTCTCAAGAGCGTTGGTCAGCGTTACTTTATTTTCTCCTGACATGTTGCAATGGGCAATGTGGACTTCTACGAATGGTGATTATTTATGATAGCCTATGGAGGAgaagataatataattttattggttcaaacaaatagaaattcagtttgactactaTTGTCCACCTCAGAATTACTACTATaaaattaacaatatatatatcatatgcaaacatgaaaaacattcaTACATGAAACATACACACCCTCACACACATAAGCAGTGCTTTATTGAATTAGGCTTCTATGCCCTTCTCATGATGACAGATGGCCTTGCAACACCCTGACTGAAAGTGTAATAAAGGAGTTTTTTAATGGAGAGGATACGAccactacatctagatctgaTGTAAAAGTGGTGCAAATTGTCTTAAAGAATTgtttttggaaaggcatctttaaTGAAAATGTTCTTAATGAAATACATTGGCTGTGTTTAAGTGATAAACAATGACTTTTTAATTAAgttaaaatgtacaaaaaaaagctataaaatATTAGATTAAAAAGACATTATATATATCCTTTAAATCtcaactattatttttttatctgctTATCAGATATTAGGTACAAATATGAAAAcaccaaaataaaattttaagcaAAGGAAAGGCTTTTAACAGACTTTTACCAAATAAAAACTACAGAATAAGAGAAAGATATCAATAGTTTCTAGGAAAGATTTGATTAGCAATAAATATTTAGGTTTATATGGCTTTTAACTCAACAACTTTTTGCACCACTAAGTTTGTAATTTTCCTCTGTTCACAATGACATCATTTGCTATATATTAAATTGTGCagtacagagaaaaaaaaagaggtggtTAATGAACAGAGCACATAGTAAAGTTAACTACTGATCACTGCTATCTCACGTACAACAAACTTTTCTGCTTGAAACATCAAAATTAACATTGTAAAATTCACCTACAACTGTGTGCTACCTGTTGACATTACATTCCACCACTCAATCGGCATCAACATTTCAGTTCAATGAGAAATGTCTGGCATATATCTACACATAGAGTGACAAACTTAAATTCTGAACAGCAGCAGATTTATTCTTTGAGTTGTGTAATGGTTGCTCTTTATCAAATCTTATTATTAGAGGTTTCAAGGACATTGCTAGCTTTATATTTAAGCATAAATACAAATATCTATTGCATATAAATCTGcatcaaaaatattaaaatgtatgagtgtcatgtctttttttaaatattatttatgttatcacagattttcaaattttatatAAATCAGAACTCTGGAAATTCAGTTGACAAAGAGAAAAGTGGAGGGTAAACTGTGCTCCTCAACCAAGagaaacacattaaaaaaatgactgtAGCAGTATTGATGACTAACATATATAAGTGTTTGTATAATATTGTCTCACCTTAGTGACCTGTAATGGGGTGGGACTAATCATGACTGACTGggttaataaacaataaacttgTAGATATCTATACTATTGATAGCATAGTTTGTTAGAGTTAGAGTCAATGAATGTGATATGGactgtctatttctttgcttattcattaggTTTGTTACATcctaaatctaggttaaccatgtatgttaaAGCTAAaacacagttttggaattttactgagaCATTTAAGTGCAGCcatatctctgttgtgcctcctatgttaccattctttttactgaagacatatttttttaaactagaggAAACCTTTGCCCTCCATtgactaatttaaagcttgaaatttctaatattgtcagactgcaggaggcacaaggttcccattagcttaatttatATTGTAGtaaattcagcaataataatgttcATATTCCTAGTTGCGACATGCATATTTTTTCCGAATTTTGtacagacaaagctgttgtctgctggtggtctatttaagttttctttctgtcttttgcgcctgtcttcaataatgacTCATAatgtctcaaatgtttgtcccgcagcttTTGTAAGAGctccaactgtctctctcagaggccatctgctgccagagaatgctgccaggtacgTTCCTCTATGCctgtgagggcgaaatggcgcctgaatggATCTTTATAAGTGCTTAAGTGGGGGTAATCTCTGTAATGCCTTCCAAAGAAGATTGCCATTTAGCATGCGGCCATTTCCCATGTGgaataagtgttattgacagcataaaaattaataactaaatgacattttgttcaaatgtgccctcacgcttctttataagtgtttttcttagagagggtgctggcggattttttaaaagaaaaatttaaaaagggggcAGTaagccaaaaaaggttgaagaccactgatctagagactagactagacaGACCTATAGTCTATAGACCTATACTCTGACTCTACTATAGACACTAGACTATGATCATACtacatagatgtagatctagattattctagatctagactagattttctagatcgtGTCTACTGGTAAACTGCACTCTCAGTCTTAGTCAACTCTTAGACTTAgtctctagtgactctagatctagaaatctaggttctagatatctagatgaAGTATGttctagaaatttaaattaCAGAATACAGATTACAGTTGTTGAgttattagaataattagatctaaaaaaaaatagattctagTATTTCTAGTTAGTCACTCAGACTCAAGTCACTGTGGCACTGGACTGTGTCTGTATTAGTAGTGTAGTGTAAGTGTTACACAGTTACATGAGTTACAGTAAGTCTCATTCAATTTTCATGATTGACTCAGTCTCAACTCAACTCAAACTGTCTCAAGTTAGAGTCCAGCTGTAAGTTTAAAATACCTCTAAATGATCCCATTTAGATCTGTTTACTTGAGTTAAtccatagatctatataaaatatatatatagatcttgatctataatttagatatataaatttattgacTTAGAGACTCtattagaaaagatattgagtcttcatacattattaaatagtctAGTTTATCATTATTGTTGAAATCCAGGTCTAATATAAGTGCTTCCGCATCGTTGAAATAAAAGTATCGTAGCAAGTAATCGTAACTACAGCAAagttttatctttatctttttttttaaatctagatctagatctagtctgccgaaactaaacagaaataaatcaaattaaaaattagatccacagtttgtgtagatctatagatctaaatttatataaagTTCTAGTTTAAGGAGAAACgccttttgtattttaatggtATGACGAGTAGTTGTACTTGccattttgtatttttgtgcTATCTGGAAACAATTTGTGTTAAGTCTCTGTTTAAGTACTTACACTTAAACTGGGCGTGCCTCAAGACAATGGCAAACCACAGGGCATGTGCATGCATAAAGACGGCAGTAACAtccttttaaacaaattaatgcaattgcatattttttaaatggtagAAACAAATTTACTGATAGAGCTAGTATGCAAgcaaaaacataaagaaacaatCATCGACCTtgcgcctccccccccccatagtGACTGAggtttattttatcttatatattacagacgttactttaaaaaaaagaagataattacgtcctacgcatttcatgtgtcaatctactcatgcatgttaatcaatgacttaaactcctctaagtcgttggttttcctggctgattcgcAGGCAACCTCTAATGGTAGGCCCTACTATATAATAGAGAAGAAAGAGCACCTGTTGcctacgaatttgttctagcggcttatggaataagaaatgtacctctatctttgtgtctttctgaatatttcattaggttttgtttttctatttgtattacggttcagtgttttatgtttgaGATGCCTATATGCTGCCCtggatttggcaaaatatgaaggtcacagctggggctgtgttgccacgggaaatactgcattcctcataaattttcggactcaaagacaagccttattatgtaTGATAAAGGAATATTCAAACTTGTAGCTTTTAATAAAATTACTAATTAAATCAAATCAGCCAGGAAACTCAATTAAGAACTTAGACTTAGGAGAATAAATGACTACATtgacatgaaatgcgtaggacataataatcttcttttttgaagtaacgtctgtaatatccTATCTAATTTGTCTATGcatgatgtaggcctaataatatATGTCATTATTTCGCAGCTTAATCAATCATAATTTCAAGCTTGCATTCAGAAATTATATTAAAAGGGAAGCATATTCATTTTAGCTTTTGAGACATGGAATAAGAGTTTGCCTAAATTAACccagaaaaccaatgacttagaatACAATATtacattagtaggcctatagttccATGATTACACTTACTATAATTTACAACTATCCTAAGAATTATAATGTAATGATCTTAGGACCAGATTTAAACTTAATAAAGCTTAAAGCTTTTTAAGATACTGGGCCCCTTGTGATGAACATAAAGGAATTTTTCCTTTGCTCTTTCTTCAAAACAATTGAAAATATCCATGGAAACATATTTTGGGGACCCCAAACAAGTGGGACCCTACgctattgcttatgctgtctaTTGGTAAATCCTGCACTGAATCATAATTAATTTTGGAAGTCAATATGACTCTTCAATATGATTTGATTCAAATGTCTTATATTTGtcgaaaatggaaaaaaaaaataatgaaattataaCCACTCTTTTTGTTCTGGATTGCAAATATATCAATATCACAGTTTGCATTACTTagtatttttaatataaggcTGTGAAGAAGTCACAGTAGCTCATATAAGAATCACATTGATATCAATGGCGATCTCAGTAATTATGTGAAGGCACAGTTAGGATTTGACAAACAGCTTTTGCTGTTATGTTTGCATTACTCTATAATAGATATCACTGTGAAATTTTCATAACTTAATTGCACAATCTAGCCAAATGTTTGATGAACAAAACTACATTCCCTAGTCAAGGATATTGACTTGTCAAATGACAATTAGGTAATCATATTTTGATCTTTGAGACAtggaaactttttttgtgtacCAGATAAGGAGTTTCTTCTGCCTGTTTTAAAGTGTAATCAACAATGAATAATCCCTAAATTAATTTAGACTGTGTGGAACACTCAACAAGTTTATTAGGTTTCTAGAAATCAACCAACTAAGCTTTGTTGTGTTGTGtgattttaatatgaatttttgttaagacaaaaaatagatttaattattaatatactgaaatatattaattataacgaaatatatatttctaatacATTTGTATTAGAGGAAATATAAGATGCATTATGAATAATAAGATTGACAATTAATAAATCAAAgtacatttcatttaaatattatctATGTCAAATTTAGTTAAATTACCATGTAATTATGGTAATGCAGGCTTACATAGAATTAATTTGATTttgtagataattttaaaaagacaacctCATTATTTTAATGAATTATTCTCCTTGTTTATAACCTCAttggtatttattttaaaaacaaaacaacaaaagttttGTAGaggtatttattatattttaaaggaaaatacatacttttaaaatataatcagATAGTAGGATGAATTAACTAATTAAGCTATCATTTTCTTTGGCAGCAGTTTGTTATTTACATTGAGTATTTACAAATTGTAATGTTCCAGTCATACAGAATTTTCTAATGAAtaaacattccttttttttttcttatttagaagTCACAAATTTTTTTGCCATAGATAAAAAAGATTTACAAATCTTTTGAAATactattttagatttttttttattacgttATACATCATATGCTTTTAcatcctttacatcatctgctctatagaccacaagttctgaaaggggaacgttacttttttttttctacatcatatgcatttttatttaacaaacatAACTTATTAGAAGTTTTcagcaacatcaacaaaaagtaTCAAAGACTTGATTTGACTTCTGCTATCTCAGCAGATACATTGATGTTATTGCTGTGATCTAGTTCATCCTGGGTGATTTTAATTTGCTCTGTGTCATCAACAAAAACTGggtttttgtaaaacatttctcTAAGTGTATTCTCATCATTTCTGTTTGGTGCCATTACAGTAGGCCTCtctattgttttttctttcaaatcatGCTTTGCTTGAAACTGATCATAATTATAGCAGAACATGGACATAACAACTAGGACTACAAAACCTGAAATGAGGCCAATCTTCATGTTAGGGGAATAGATCTCCCAAAGGTTTCCAAAGTATGGGCCATTAATGTTGATGCCTAGTTTAACCACAGTGTGGATGTTATTAGATAATGTCTGCACTAAGCAGTGATAAATCCCAAAGTCTGGCCTGTCTATGTTGTATATGAGCAGGCTAGCACCAT contains:
- the LOC106076556 gene encoding uncharacterized protein LOC106076556 isoform X1; the protein is MVSLIILLASVGLVLGHTGQKWHSNRYQDLLYGVTANLTCADEGFSPWEDVEEFRFLWILPNTKVLNDTTVLDNQHYSWMNNGASLLIYNIDRPDFGIYHCLVQTLSNNIHTVVKLGININGPYFGNLWEIYSPNMKIGLISGFVVLVVMSMFCYNYDQFQAKHDLKEKTIERPTVMAPNRNDENTLREMFYKNPVFVDDTEQIKITQDELDHSNNINVSAEIAEVKSSL
- the LOC106076556 gene encoding uncharacterized protein LOC106076556 isoform X2 produces the protein MVVVSLAKVLNDTTVLDNQHYSWMNNGASLLIYNIDRPDFGIYHCLVQTLSNNIHTVVKLGININGPYFGNLWEIYSPNMKIGLISGFVVLVVMSMFCYNYDQFQAKHDLKEKTIERPTVMAPNRNDENTLREMFYKNPVFVDDTEQIKITQDELDHSNNINVSAEIAEVKSSL